In Rhodothermales bacterium, the genomic window CGCCGAAGAACTGCGCGACGAGCTGCCCCCGCCGCGCGCCGACCGTCTTCCGCACGCCGACCTCCTTGGCGCGCTCGGTCGCCCGCGCCGTGGCGAGGTTCATGAAGTTGACGCACGCGAGCAGGAGCACGAAGACCGCGATGAGCGAGAACACCGCGACGGTCGTCGCGTCGCCGCCCGCTTGCCACTCGCCGCCGAGGGCGGAGCGGAGGTGGATGTCGGGGAGCGGCTGGAGCGCGGGGACGTAGAGCGCCGCCTCGGCGGGCTCGCGGTGGCGGGCGATGAAGGCCGGCAGCTCGGCGGCGACGGCCTCGGCCGAGGCGGCGGCACGGAGCTTGACGTAGGTGTAGGCGTTCGGCCACCAGTAGCTCGTGAACGCGCTCTCGGCCGAGCCCCACTGCTCCAGCTTGAACGTGTCGAGCGAGGTCATGAGCCCGAACGGGAGGTGCGACGTGGCCGGCGGGTCTTCGAGCACGCCGCCCACCGTCAGCGCGCGATCACTCACCCAGATCTGCCGCCCGACGGGATCGGCGTCGCCGAAGTATTTCTCCGCCGTCGTCTCCGTGAGGAGCACGGTGTCGGGCGTGTCGAGCGCCGCCGCGTCGCCCGTGACGAGCGGCAGCGTGAGCACGTCGAAGACGGACGGGTCGGCGTAGACGAAGCGCGATTCCTCGAAGCTGCGCCGCTCTTTCCCGTCGCGGAGCTCGACGAGCGTGGTGCTGCGGACGAGTCGGGCGAGCGCCTCGATCTGCGGGAAGTCCTCGCGCAGCGCGTTCCCCATCGCCCCGCCGACCCACGCCATCCCCTCGGACCCGTCGGCGCTCGTGTGCTGGACGACGCGGTAGACCCGCTCGGCGTCGGCGTGGTGCTCGTCGTAGCTCAGCTCGTGGCGGACGTAGAGCCCGATCAGCAGGCAGCACGCGAGGCCGAGCGCGAGGCCGAAGAGGTTGATGAACGCGTAGCCTTTGCGGCGGCGGAGGCTGCGGAGGGCGACGATGAGGTAGTTCTTAAGCATCGGGAAGGGAGCGGGGTTTCTAGGGCCGGCTGGCCGGGCGCTTATTCGTGACGGAGCGAGCGGACGGGGTCGGCCGTGGCGGCGCGGAGGGTGTGGACGCTGACCGTCGCGAGCGCGATTACGAGGGCCGCGGCACCGGCGAGCGCGAAGGGCAGCGCGCCGAGGTCGAGGCGGTAGGCGAAGCTGTCGAGCCAGCGGTCCATCCCGAACCACACCACCGGCACGGCGACGACGAACGCAACGCCGACGAGGGCGAGCACGTCCTTCGTGAGGAGGACGACGACGTTCTGCGCGCTCGCGCCGAGCACTTTGCGGATGCCGATCTCCTTCGTCCGCTGCTGCACGGCGTAGGCGGCGAGCCCGAACAGCCCGAGGCACGCGATGAAGATGGCGAGCCCGGCGAGGATGCCGAACACCTGCCCGAACCGGCGTTCAGCGGCGTACTGCGCACCGAACGCTTCGTCGAGGAATCGGGCCGTGAACGGACGCTGCGGCGCGACGTCGGCCCAGATGGCTTCCAACTCGTCGAGCGTGCGCGGCAGGTCTGCCGTGCCGACGCGCAGCGTGATCACGCTCTGGAACAGGTCCGTCACGACGATCCCGACGGGCTCGACGGCCTGCTGCACGCCGCGCGTGTGGAAGTCCCGGACGACGCCGACGACCTGACCGTTATAGCCCCAGAACGACGCTTTTTTGCCCAGCACGGCCTCGTTCGAGGGGAAGCCGGCCTCGCGTACGGCCGTCTCGTTGAGCACGTAGGCCGCGAGCGAGTCGGAGATCAACTCGGGTCCCGGGGCACGCCCGGCGACGAGCTGGATCCCGAACAGGTCGACGAACGCGTCGTCCACGAGATAGGGCTCGATGTTGAAGTCGCGCACCCCGCCTTCCGGCCGTTCGATCTCGCCACCTGCGCTCGGGTGGAACCCCGTGGGCGTCGTGAGGGACGACGTGACGCCGATGACGTTGGGGTGCTCGGCGAACCGCTGCTTGATCGCGTCGAGGCGTTCCTGCACGTTCGTGTCGCCGCCGAACTCGATAGCGAGCAACTGGCCGGTCTCGTCGGAGCCCGCGTCGAAGCCCAGGCTGCGGCTCTGCATGTAGTCGAGCTGGCCGAAGACAATCGCCGTCGCAGCGATGAGGGCGACGGAGATCGCAAACTGGAGCACGACGAGGCTCTGCCGCAGCGCGACGCCCTGCCGACCCGTCGAGAACCGACCTTTCAGCACGGCGGCGGGCTCGAACCCGCTCAGCATGAGCGCCGGATACGCCCCGGCGAGGAGGCCCGCCACGAGCGCGACGCCGACGAAACCGGGGCCGCCCCACCCGAGATCGCCTAGCGCGAGGCTCTTCTCAGTGAGCGTGTTGAAGGCGGGCAGCGCGAGCTGGACGAGGCTGAGCGCGACCGCGAGCGCGACACCGCTCAGGAGGACGGCCTCGGCGAGGAACTGTGCGCCGAGCTGGCCCCGCTGCGCGCCGAGCGTCTTCCGCACGCCGACCTCTTTCGCGCGGTCGAGGCTCCGGGCCGTGGCGAGGTTCGTGAAGTTGACGCACGCGATCAAGAGCACGAAGAGGGCCACGGCGCTGAAGATCCGCAACGCGCCGAGGTCGCCGCGTGCCCATTCCGGACTTCGGTCGGAGCGGAGGTAGACATCGGTGAGGCGCTCGGGCCGGAATGCGAACGTGTTGCCCTGCGCCGCCATCTCCTCGCCTGCCCGGCGCTCGGCAAACTCGGGGAGCTTGGCCTCGAAAGCGGCGAAGTCAGCACCAGAGCGGAGGAGGGCATAGGTCTGGAAATTGACCGAGAACCAGTTCCGGTACCACCAGCCGGGGTCGCTCGCCGTCGAGAGGGAGACGACGGCGTCGAGGCGGAGGTGGGACTGCGGCGGCGGGTCGGCCATGACCCCGGTGACGGTTATGGGCTGGTCGCGGTCGAGCAGCGTCTGTCCGATGGGTTCGGCCTCCCCGAAGTATTTCCGGGCGAGCGATTCGGAGAGCACGGCCTGGCCGGGCGCGTCGAGCACGGTGGCGGGGTCGCCGCTCAGGAGGCGGAAGCCGTCGAAGACCAGGAAGAAGGTCGAGTCCACATAGGCCACGTTCGTCTCTTGGAGCACCGCATCATCGACGCGCACGACGAAGTCCCCGCCGATGACGCGGACGGCGTGCTCGACCTCGGGCAGGTCCGCTTCGAGTGCGGGTGCGAGGAGGCCCTGCGAGTTGACGTACTTCCGGACTTCGCCCTCCATTTCGAAGTCGGTACCGATGCGTACGATGCGGTCAGCATTGGGGTGGAAGCGGTCGTAGCTCAGCTCGTCGCGGACGAAGAGGAAGACGAGCACGCAGCACGCGAGGCCGACGGCGAGGCCGAGCACGTTGAGCGCCGCGTACGCCCGGTTGCGGCGGAGGCTGCGGAGCGTGACGACGAGGAAGTTCTTGAGCATGGAAGTGGAGATGGAGGTAGGGACGACCGGACGGTCGCCCTCACTCGTACCGGAGCGACTTCACGGGGTCGGCGTGCGCGGCGCGGAGGGCGTGGACGCCGACGGTGACGAGGGCGATCAGCAGCACCACGCCGCCGGCGAGGGCCAGTGGGAGCCAGCCGACGTCGATCCGGTAGGCGAAGCCGTCGAGCCAGCGCGACATGCCGAGCACGACGACCGGCACCGCGATCACGACGCCGAGGCCGACGAGGGCGACGGCGCTCCGGCTGAGCAGGGCCACGATCTGCACGACCGACGCGCCGAGCACCTTCCGCACGCCGATCTCTTTCCGCCGCGTGGCGGTGGCGTGCGCGGCGAGGCCGAACAGCCCGAGGCAGGCGATCACGATGGCGAGCCCGGCGAAGACGCCGAACAGCCGCCCGAAACGCTGCTCGCCGACGTACTGCGCGGCGAAGTCCTCGTCGAGGAACGAGTACGTGAAGGGGCGCGAGGGCACGAGGTCGGCCCAGAGCGTTTCCAGACGGGCGAGCGTCGCGGTCAACCCGGCGGTCTCGACGCGCAGCGTGAGCACGTTCGGGGGGATCACGTCGGCGTCGCTCGCCGCCAGCACGAGGGGCTCGACGGCCCGCTGGAGGCCCTCAATGTGGACGTCGCGGACCACCCCGACGACCTCGCCCTCCATCCCCCAGAACGCAGCGGGCTTGCCCAGCACCGCCTCCGGGGAGGCATATCCTGCCTCGCGGACGGCCGTCTCGCTCAGCACGTACTCGCGCCGGGCGTCCGGCGGCGTCGCCTCCGGCGTGCGCCCCGCCACCAAGGCCAGCCCGTACACGCCGATGTAGGACGTGTCGGTGAGGACGATCACGGCGCTCATCTCGTCGCCCGGCCCGTCCGGGGCCTCGACGGTGCCGTCGGCGGCGTACGTCCCGAAGGTAGGGGCCGAGATCGACGCCGTCATCCCGGCGACGCCCGGCGCGGTGAGCAGCCGCGCCCGAAGCTCGGGAAGCTGCCTCACGACCGTCGAGTCGCCCATGATCGGCAGGACGAGGAGCTGTGTGGCGTCGCCGCCGAGGTCCATTCCGAGGTCCTGCGCCTGCATGTAGCGGAGCTGCGAGAACACGATCCCCGTCGCCGCGATCAGCGCCACCGAGATCCCGAACTGCACGACGACGAGGCCCTGGCGCAGCGCCTGCCCCCGCTGCCCGGACGCGAACCGGCCCTTGAGCACCTCGGCGGGCCGGAACCCGCTCAGCACGAACGCCGGGTACGCCCCGGCACACAGCCCGGTGGCGCCCGCGAGTGCGACGATCCCGATCCACCCCGCCCCGAGATCGAGCAGCGTCAGCGGCTTATCCGACAGCTCCCGGAAGGCGGGCAGCGCGAGCTGGACCAGCCCGACGGCCAGCCCGGTCGCCGCGAGGCTCAGCACGACGGCCTCGGCGAGGAACTGGGCCGCCAGCCCGCTGCGCCTCGCCCCGAGCGACTTGCGGACGCCTACCTCGCGGGCGCGGTCCAGCGAGCGCGCCGTGGCGAGGTTGGTGAAGTTGACGGCCGCGACGAGGAGCACGAAGAGGGCCACGAGCGCCAGAATGCGGAGCGTCGCGCCGTTCCCGAACGTGCCCATCCCCCGCTCGGCGGTCAGGTACAGCGTTTCGAGGGGCCGCGCGTGCAGGACGAGCCCGGTCCCTTCTTCCTGCATGGCGTCGCCGGCCTCGGCCTCGATGAACGCGGGCAGCTTGGCCTCAAACTCGTTCACGGGGACGCCCTCGCGGAGCAGCGCGTAGGTCCCGAACATGACCGCGAACCAGTTGCCATAGAACCAGCCGGGGTCCTCGGCCGTCGCGAGCGAGATCAGCCCATCGAACTGGAGGTGCGACTGCCGGGGCACGTCGGCCATGACGCCTGTGACGGTGAGCACGCGGTCGGTCCACTCGACCGTCTGGCCGTGGGCGGGCGCATCGCCGAAGAGCGTCGCCGCGAGCGTCTCGGTGAGGACGATGCTGCCCGGCTCGGCGAGCGCGGTCGCCGGGTCGCCCGAGCGGAGCGGGAACGTGAACACGTCGAACACCTCGGGGTCGACCAGGAAGAGCCGGTCCGTCTGGAATGGCTCGCCGCCTGCGCGGAGCACCCGGTCGGCCTGCATGATCCGCACGGCGGCCTCCACCTCAGGCATGGACGCCGCGATCGTTGGGGCGAGGATGCCCGGCGTGTTGCCCGCCGGCTCCACCTCGCCGTTCGTTACGAAGTCAATGTCGATGCGGGCGATGCGGTCGGCGCGCTCGTGGAAGGCGTCGACGCCGCGCTCGTCCTGGACGTAGAGCGCGATCATGATGACGCACGCCATCCCGAGTGCGAGCCCGGCGACGTTGAGCAGCGCGAAGCCCCGGTTGCGGCGGAGCGTGCGGAGCGCAACGGTGAGGTAGTTCTTCAGCATGGCGGAGGGGGTGTCGTGGGGCGGCTGCTTCGTAGGGCGATGCGTCGTAGGGCAACCGTCCGGTCGCCCCTACTCGCTCTGCGTGTGCGGGAGGGCGTACTCCTTCTCCATGAAGTGCTCGCTCACGACGTGCCCGTCGAAGAGGTTGATCACGCGGTGGGCGAACTCGGCGTCGGCCGGGGAGTGCGTCACCATCACGATCGTCGCGCCGGCCTCGTTGAGCTCGGAGAGCAGCTTCATCACCTCGTCGCCGTTCGTCGAGTCGAGGTTACCCGTCGGCTCGTCAGCGAGGATGAGCTGCGGGCTGGCGACGACGGCGCGGGCGATCGCGACGCGCTGCTGCTGGCCGCCGGAGAGCTGCTGCGGGAAGTGGTCCCGCCGGTGCGCCATCCCGACGCGGTCGAGCGCCGCCTCGGTCCGCTCCTTCCGCTCGGCCGACGAGAGCGAGAGGTAGAGGAGGGGGAGCTCGACGTTTTCGTACACCGTCAGTTCATCGATCAGGTTGAAGCTCTGGAAGACGAAGCCGAGCGTGCCGCGCCGGAGGTCGGCCCGCTTGCGCTCGTTGTAGTTCGAGACGTCGGTGCCGTCGAAGACGAAGAGGCCGCCGCTGGGCTGGTCGAGCAGGCCGAGGATGTTGAGGAGCGTCGACTTCCCGCAGCCCGACGGCCCCATGATCGCGACGAAGTCGCCGGTCTTGATCTCGACGGTGACGTTGTTGAGCGCCGTCGTCTCGACCTCGTCGGTGGTGTAGACCTTGCGGAGGTTCTCCGTCCGGATGAGCGGTTGGCGGTTGGTGATGTCAACGTTGGTCATGGGGGCGGGGGCTACGGGTGGAAGCGGGGATGTTATTTGAGTACGAGACGGTCGGCGTCGCCGAAGGTGTCATAGCCCGAGGTGACGACGCGGTCGCCGGGCTGGAGCCCTTCGGCGACTTCGAAGAACTGCGGGTTCTGGCGGCCGAGGCGGATCGGCTGGCGGACGGCCTCGCTGCCGTCCTCGTCGAGGACGTAGACCCAGTTGCCGCCCGTCGTGGTGAAGAAGCCGCCGCGGGCGAGGAGGAGCGCGTCGGTCGAGTCGCCGAGCTCGAGG contains:
- a CDS encoding ABC transporter permease, which codes for MLKNFLVVTLRSLRRNRAYAALNVLGLAVGLACCVLVFLFVRDELSYDRFHPNADRIVRIGTDFEMEGEVRKYVNSQGLLAPALEADLPEVEHAVRVIGGDFVVRVDDAVLQETNVAYVDSTFFLVFDGFRLLSGDPATVLDAPGQAVLSESLARKYFGEAEPIGQTLLDRDQPITVTGVMADPPPQSHLRLDAVVSLSTASDPGWWYRNWFSVNFQTYALLRSGADFAAFEAKLPEFAERRAGEEMAAQGNTFAFRPERLTDVYLRSDRSPEWARGDLGALRIFSAVALFVLLIACVNFTNLATARSLDRAKEVGVRKTLGAQRGQLGAQFLAEAVLLSGVALAVALSLVQLALPAFNTLTEKSLALGDLGWGGPGFVGVALVAGLLAGAYPALMLSGFEPAAVLKGRFSTGRQGVALRQSLVVLQFAISVALIAATAIVFGQLDYMQSRSLGFDAGSDETGQLLAIEFGGDTNVQERLDAIKQRFAEHPNVIGVTSSLTTPTGFHPSAGGEIERPEGGVRDFNIEPYLVDDAFVDLFGIQLVAGRAPGPELISDSLAAYVLNETAVREAGFPSNEAVLGKKASFWGYNGQVVGVVRDFHTRGVQQAVEPVGIVVTDLFQSVITLRVGTADLPRTLDELEAIWADVAPQRPFTARFLDEAFGAQYAAERRFGQVFGILAGLAIFIACLGLFGLAAYAVQQRTKEIGIRKVLGASAQNVVVLLTKDVLALVGVAFVVAVPVVWFGMDRWLDSFAYRLDLGALPFALAGAAALVIALATVSVHTLRAATADPVRSLRHE
- a CDS encoding ABC transporter permease; translated protein: MLKNYLTVALRTLRRNRGFALLNVAGLALGMACVIMIALYVQDERGVDAFHERADRIARIDIDFVTNGEVEPAGNTPGILAPTIAASMPEVEAAVRIMQADRVLRAGGEPFQTDRLFLVDPEVFDVFTFPLRSGDPATALAEPGSIVLTETLAATLFGDAPAHGQTVEWTDRVLTVTGVMADVPRQSHLQFDGLISLATAEDPGWFYGNWFAVMFGTYALLREGVPVNEFEAKLPAFIEAEAGDAMQEEGTGLVLHARPLETLYLTAERGMGTFGNGATLRILALVALFVLLVAAVNFTNLATARSLDRAREVGVRKSLGARRSGLAAQFLAEAVVLSLAATGLAVGLVQLALPAFRELSDKPLTLLDLGAGWIGIVALAGATGLCAGAYPAFVLSGFRPAEVLKGRFASGQRGQALRQGLVVVQFGISVALIAATGIVFSQLRYMQAQDLGMDLGGDATQLLVLPIMGDSTVVRQLPELRARLLTAPGVAGMTASISAPTFGTYAADGTVEAPDGPGDEMSAVIVLTDTSYIGVYGLALVAGRTPEATPPDARREYVLSETAVREAGYASPEAVLGKPAAFWGMEGEVVGVVRDVHIEGLQRAVEPLVLAASDADVIPPNVLTLRVETAGLTATLARLETLWADLVPSRPFTYSFLDEDFAAQYVGEQRFGRLFGVFAGLAIVIACLGLFGLAAHATATRRKEIGVRKVLGASVVQIVALLSRSAVALVGLGVVIAVPVVVLGMSRWLDGFAYRIDVGWLPLALAGGVVLLIALVTVGVHALRAAHADPVKSLRYE
- a CDS encoding ABC transporter ATP-binding protein, producing the protein MTNVDITNRQPLIRTENLRKVYTTDEVETTALNNVTVEIKTGDFVAIMGPSGCGKSTLLNILGLLDQPSGGLFVFDGTDVSNYNERKRADLRRGTLGFVFQSFNLIDELTVYENVELPLLYLSLSSAERKERTEAALDRVGMAHRRDHFPQQLSGGQQQRVAIARAVVASPQLILADEPTGNLDSTNGDEVMKLLSELNEAGATIVMVTHSPADAEFAHRVINLFDGHVVSEHFMEKEYALPHTQSE